A stretch of DNA from Anser cygnoides isolate HZ-2024a breed goose chromosome 23, Taihu_goose_T2T_genome, whole genome shotgun sequence:
CAGGATTTCCCGGTCCATCCGAGCCCGCAGGAGCAGGACCCGTCGGTGGCATTGCACAGCCCCCCGTTTTGGCAGGAGCAGGTCTGCTGGCAGCCCTCCCCGTAGCgctgctcctggcagcctgTGGGACCAAGGGACGGCGGTGGGCACACGGGCAGCAGTGCCCAGGGGGAGGCAGAGGTGTCAGGGCAAGGAAATGGGTTCCTGCttgggattttttcccctgcagctcGCGTTTACCTTGCTCACAAGTGGGACCGACTCTTCCCGGCGGGCAAAGGCAGTCTCCGGTGACGTGGTGGCAGGTGGCACCTTCCCCACAGACACACGCGTGCACACAGTCTTTGCCGTAGCGGCCGGTGGGACAGGCTGCCAGGAGGAAGACCTTTACCTGCCTTCATCAAACCCATGGGCTACGTGTGCAGGCCAAAAGGGAAACACTTGGCCGTGGTGcacaagcagagcaggggggcagctggggcaggcaggagggttTTCAGACCCTGGGGCTCGTGCACAGGGGgactggcagggcagggaaagagcttttacatttccttctgctggagaagcagagcGGTGGCAATACACGATGCAAAAACCTGATGTGCCATGCCTTTCACATTGAGGAAATCATTTTGGCACAAAACAGATGGAgtaagaaaatgtttccatgGCTAAGACAGACAGCAAATGAGATCAGCTGCGCTCCCACAGCACTGCGCACACGGGCACTCACCGATGCTGCAGTCGGCGCCGACGTAGCCCGGCGGGCAGTGGCACGTCCCCGCGGTGCGCTCACACCGGGCCCCGTTCTGGCACTCGCACGGCCGCTCGCAGCTGGGCCCGTACCAGCCCGCAGGGCACTCTGCACAACAACAGAAACTTTCGCACCGCCGCCTGGCAGGGCGAGAGCAAAGCCCAGGCGCTACAAGAAATGCACCGCAAGGGGCTGTGCCGGCACGGCGGCTGCTCCTGTGCAGCAGGGCACAAAGCTGACCCAGGAAAGCACCTcggagcagccctggggcagccgtggccagccccacagggaccccacaaAGCACGGGGCAGGACGCAGTGGGCTCACCCAGCTGGCAGGCCGGCCCGTGGTAGCCCGGGGCGCAGACGCAGGCGCCGGTGACGGGGTGGCAGTCCTGGGTGGCTCCCGCGCACTGGCAGCTCTGGCCGCAGCTCTCCCCGAAGGTGCCGGGCGGGCAGGCTGTGAGAGAGAGGACAGCAAGGCAACACAGGCACAGTTACTGCCCCACCTGCTCCGAGAGGcttgggcttttcttttttctgtttttaaagccaTGATTTAAACAGCCTCCCATGGCAGTGGAGGTTTTCtgccacagggaaagaaaagggaggtgGTGCTCAGCATGCAAAGGGCTCCTTGATTCCAGGAATTGAGGTGTTAGGTGCCTTTTGCAACACCAGCCCTACCTACCCTGGTCATATTCCTGCAACCCTCCATCCCTCCGCACAAAGACATCGCAAACACACCCCCGTCCCCAGTGAGGAATGTGCTCACATGCTTCCGGCTCTTCCAGACTTGCTTGTACCCACAGGAGCCCATTTTAATACTGATTTATCGCTAATCCTCTGGACAAATACATGGCTCTGATTTCCCGCTTGGCTCCTTGTACTTCGCTAAATTCTGTGGGCACGCGCCCAGCTGCCAAAATGTGAGTTGCTCTTTGGCAAAGCTCACTggttgagtttttttttctttttttttttttttttaattattttaagtatCAATTGCGCGACCCGTCATGCACCCCAAGCCCATCAGACGTTCGCTCCCTTCCTACGTTTCTCGCATGAGGCTCCCGTGAATCCCGGCGGGCAGGCACAGCGGCCGCTGACGTGGTCGCAGGGCGCTCCCGGGGGGCAGGCGCAGCGGCCGGCACAGCTCTTCCCGAAGGacccaggcaggcaggctgcggggacacggggggatgCCAGGCTCACAACCGGACCGCGAGTTAATGCCTGGAAGCGTCAGCTCAGAGGCCCCAGtgcaaaatttaattaaaggttTGGTGTGACGCAGTGCCGGCCTGCTGAGAAACGCCCGAGACAATTTCCTCCCAAATAAAGGAGTCAGGATGCTGTGTGCTGACGGGGGAAGAAGCTCCTCTccgtgccaggagctggggttGCTGGGGGTGCTCGGGGTGCGTGGGGCGATGCCGCTCTCACCTTTCTCGCAGCGCCGGCCCCTCCAGCCGTGGGGACAGTCACAAGCGCCCGTGATGTGATGGCACGGCACCTCGTCCCCACAGTCACAGCGCTCCTCGCAGCGGGCCCCGAACAGCCCCTCCGGACAAGCTTCGGGATGCAAACACAGCAGAGACGCCAAGTCAGGCACCAAGAAGGGGCGGCGTGGGCATCAGCACGGCACGGCCAGCAGGATGCACCCACGGGAGGGAAGTCTTGAGCAAAGCAAACTGCTTTTTGTGCAGTCTTAGGCCTAAATCAGCGTGGAAGTCTCTTTTTAACCACGCCGAATGTTTGGGAAGTGTTACGGCTCGCACTGTTTAGGGACGGTTGGGTGCCAGCCATATATTGTTAATCACAGCTGCGATCgtttggttttgctgctgcttctgtcgTCACAGGAGGACCCGGTGcctacagcagctgcagaacagagcaTCTGCAGTACCGGCGCCATCCAGAAGCCAGCACTACAGGTGCAAAAATCTGCACACTCggttttcacttctgtttcatgaatgaatacaaaaaaaaaaaaaaaaagcaattcccCGTACAACTGTCAAAACTGGCCGCTTGTCCCTGCCAGGGCTGAGTTCGCATAGGTGGCTGTGGGGAGCGGGTCTGCGTGGCACATGGCAGGCATTTGCATGGTCACGCGTTTTGAAATGTGGCTCATTAGGAAGCCAAAGAGAGGATTtgagctttttttaaaaaaaaatcatataattGGGAATGgttttttcttattcatttgTATCTGAAATAAAGTCTAAAAGTGACTGAATGCAAACTCGGTGCCCACCCCAAACCGTGGCACCCTCCCACGTTACGGCACCCACCTCAAACACTGACacgcaccccaaaaccccaacacccaccccaaaaccccgacACCCCCCCCACAAGCCCTCTGGGGAGTGCGGAACCCCAGGCCTCAGGCCTGCCCCTCGCAGCACCGCGGgtcccagcccctcgccgcagccccccggcctccccccctgcagcccccactcACGGCTCTCGCAGGCGGTGCCGGTCCAGCCGGCGGGGCAGAGGCAGTGCCCGCGGTGGTCGCAGAGCCCCCCGTGCTGGCAGGCGCAGCGCTGCCCGCAGCCGGCCCCGTGCCGCCCCTCGGCGCAGGCTGGGAGAGAGCACAGGGCAGGGCCGTCATCCTGTGCACGTTGTCCCTTCAAAACCAGTCCCAACGGGACCGGCTGCTGGTGGAACCCATCCCTTGGTGCTGCTGGTTGTGTCCTTACCCAGCTCGCAGGCCAGCCCCGTCCAGCCCGCGGGGCAGGCGCAGTGCCCCGTGGCGGGGTCGCACGTCCCCCCGTTCTGGCACAGGCAGCGCTCGCGGCAGCGTGTCCCGTAGAAACCCTCCGGGCATGCTGAGGGGAAAACAAGGCAAAACCCAAGTCAGAAAGCAGCTCCGAGTGCACGCCAAGGGCAAagcccagcctccagcagcctTCCGAGTGGTAGGTGGGCATGAAATGAACGATGAGCCAGGAATTGAGCTAGCAGCCCATTTCTAGCTAGCACCCCGAGTCTGCCTCGCTCCCTGCCTGAAGCCATTTGGTATTTTAACCCGCTCAGGTAGGAGGCATTGAAGGCAGGGGCCTAGGTGGAAACGGGACTGAAAAACCCCCAAACCTGAAGCCAAACCCCAAACACACCCTTCTGCCCCCAAACCAGCGCCTGGTAATTGAACGCAGGAGGAAGCCTGTGGCTAGAGGTAAGAGCTGTAATTAAACCAGACTGGGCACCGCTGGAAAAAACAGCCCACGCTGCAGGGCCGGGGCTCGGCCTCCAAACCCCGTGCTTCCAGTGCcgtggtggtgctgggagctgtgctCCTCGTCCCGCGGGAGGCTCGCAGCCGGGGGTTTGTTGTGGCCTGCCCTGCTGCAATTAGTGCGAGCTGGGAGGTCCCAAAGGGGGACGTGCTGCAGCACTGCCGGCCCTGCTCTGGAGCAGgtaaggggaaggagaaggcatATTTTGGGAACTGTGCTCCTGTTTCTGGGGAGTTTCCTTAAAGACGAAGCTGGTGTAAAAACCTCTTAGCAACACTGAATTTAAACACCCCACTGGTCTGCCTGATCTCTCAGAGACGTCTCAGCTGGGGTGGAGGCAAATACAGGACCCACAAACCGCTGGGCGAGCTCAGCAGCCATGAGAGGTGCTCAGGTGGTGCTGAGCGGAAGAACCTCATCTTCCAGACCTTGACAGTGCTGGTACttggcagcaaaaaaaaagccatttaaacACATGAATAACTGCTCTCACGCACAATTTCACTGAGCCCTGCCTGAAGGCACTGCTGACAGGGCGATGTCCAGCACACTGGGTGAAGGCGACCTCTTGGCTTCTGTCTTGTGAATGCATCAATAAGGTTATGGTCTTGCCTGCAATCTTGCATTATCTGTCTCTATTTTTTGTAGCTGCTACTCCACTGAAAGCTCCAGCCCGCGCAGAGACATGGCACTTTATCACccgcgggcagggcaggaggtggccCCAGGCGCGTTACCTTGCTGGCACGTGGGGCCCGTCCACCCGGCCGCGCACAGGCACCGGCCGCTGACGTGGTCGCAGGTGGCGTTGTTGGAGCAGCTGCACGGCTGGCTGCAGTCCTCGCCGTACCTGTCCTCCTGGCACGCTTCAGGGGATCAGAAGTAGGCACAAGAGTTAATACCGGTACGAATTATGGCGTCAAGGCTCCTACTATGGTCCCACTTGTCCAGGAGAAGAACCAGAGACCGACTGACCAAAACGGGCCCTGGCTGCGTTGGGCCGCTTGTGTGGCTGGGTTTTATGGTGTTACACGGAGAAATAACGTGTGTGGCTGACGTTCAAACAGCCAGACACACGTGGGCACTGTGGTTATCCTTAATGTTACCACATTTATCTGCTAGGACGCCGTTCTGCTGGGTGCCCAAGGCATCGCCACGTTCAGCAGCAACGTGCTCAGCCCCCCAGAGAGGGGACATCCGCCAAAAGAGCCCCCCCCAGGGATCTGCTTCAGGTAAACACCAGGAAACCCGGGCCCAAAGCACCCTTGAATTGTTTTAGTCTACAAAGCTTGGATAAAGTGTGTGTAAGAACAGAGCCCCTTCTGAGATTTTTGGCATTCCCTCCCCAGAGTCCTAACGGATGCGGCACAGGACATCGCCCGTGGTGGCACTCGGATTTCTGGGCACACGtgaaaacagctgcaggagTGACAAGGGCTCCGCCAGCATCTCAGTGCCTCCCTCGGAGCCTGGGATAATGTGAAGTTATGTAGGGCATGGGATGGTGGGGGGCACGCTCTCTGTTTGGCAGGGCTATTCTTAGCGCAAAAATACAATCAAAAGGACACGAACTAGAACATGCCTCTGAGAGGGAAGCCagcagggcggcggggggctgctaTGTCTGCTGACAATCTCCTTCCTCCCTTGCAGAAAGATTTAAATGTGGTTCTTAATGCCCTGAGCATCAGTGACTGCATTAATTCTTCATGCCTGATGCCAGAGCAACAGCAAAGCTGCGTGCATCCCGCAAAAAAAACgcatccacttttttttttccacttttatttttgtttttccctctcatGTTTGGGTCACCGGTGCCAacacttcataaaaaaaaaaattgcagaataTTCTGTGCAGTGAGAATTTCTTCCAGGGTGTTTATCTTTGGTTGTGTACTTTTGTCAGCAGTCTTAGCTAAACACATGCACATAGGAAATGCATGTGCACaagcacacacacgcacacgtaTTTGTAGCTGAGGCAGCTGGCGAGGCCGTGCGAGGCCACGCACACTGCGGTCTGCACAGCTCCAGGCTCCTCTCTGACGTTGCTCTGGGCGAGGAGCAAAGCCAGTTCCTACTGACGGACACCCTGAACCtactgctggagagctgcatcACTGCACTTAAGCTTTTTGATCCAAATACTTCTGTGCCACACAGAATTAACTCCCACACAGAGACAAAGAGCTGACCCTCTGCTCTCTGTGCCCTACCAGTGCAGGGGATGGCCAGGGCTCCACGTGCAGGGCCATGGGGACACCTACTGTGGCTGTATGACACTAACTGTGGCCGTGGGACACTTACTGTGGCCGCAGCGGGGACCGGCCCagccgggggggcagcggcacTGCCCCGTGACGTGGTCACAGCTGGCTCCGTTCAGGCATTCACAGGCTTCCCGACACTCGATGCCGTAAAATCCATCTGGGCAGGCTGTGGAAAACACAAGAGAAAAGTCCCAGAACATCTCCATGCAGAAGTCCAGCACCAGGAGAGCTCCTAGTGAAGTGTAGTGTACCAAGGCCTGGTGTGCAACGTGTGCACGCACGCAGGCAGCCGTGCACACTCTCCTTGTCTACGTTTGGtcagtcttttttcctttttttttttttttcccagaccttttcccttcagaattaaaagcaaagacTTAGCAGCTTGTGGGCATGCGGCCACCCCCGTCACCACCCTGCTGGATCCCCTGTGCCGTGAGGGGGTCCCAGGAGGATCGCAGCCCCTCGGCGAGGGGACCGGGGGCTGTGGGAGCCTCCAGCAGCTCGCGGCCCCCGGGGCGGGTACGTACGGTGCTCGCAGAAGGTCCCCCGCCAGCCCGAGCTGCACGTGCACGCCCCGCTGACGTGGTCGCACGCAGCCCCGTGCTCGCACTGACACCGGTGTCGGCAGCTGGCCCCGAACCATCCTTCTGGGCACTCTAGGAAGCAGAAGCAAACGGCATTgaggagcccaggagctgggctAAGCAGGGAGCTCAGGCTGGGAACAGGAAAACAGGCTCTGGCCACTGATTTTCTGTAATCAGGGGGCTCCTCACAGCCGTGTACCCAGAGCACCCAGCCACCCACCGGCACAGCACCACGGAGAGCCACGAGGACTGCCCTTCTGTGCCCAAAAGCCTCCCGCAGCACCCACCTTACACCTCCCCAAAATGCCAAGAACCCAAACCCGTGCCCTATGCCCTGGCCTGGGCATCTCACTGGCCACACTCACGCTTCTCGCAGCGGACACCGGTGTACCCAGCGTCGCAGGCGCAGCGCCCCGTCACCGCGTCGCAGCTCCCgtcgctgctgctgcagttgcaGGCGTTGGCGCAGCCGGGGCCCCAGCGACCCCCGTCACAGGCTGCAACGGGAGGAGCACGGCCTCAGCGCCACCCCTTGTGCAGCCCCTCGGTGGGCAAGGGCATGGGAACAGCTCTTCTTCCCCCTCGGGGTTTTATCCCATTGCTTAAAACAGAAGGCAGAAGGGCTAATAAAGGGCTAACGGGGCTGTGGGTCTGCAGCAGATGCTGCGGGGACCGAGGGAGTGATGCTGCACGAGTGTGGGATTGCCGTGGTTGATCCTTGGTGTCCCCTACAAGCGATGCGCGGTGAGCAGAGGGCACCGTACCTCTCTGGCAGTCGTGGCCCGTCCAGCCGGGCGCGCAGCTGCACGTCCCCGTCACGGGATGGCAATGTCCCTCGTTCCcgcagctgcagctcagctggcagGCAGGGCCATACCAGCCGGGCGGACACACTGCCAAGGCAGAGACACGAACCACAAACCTGCTGTGAGCCTGGGGCACGGCACTCGCTGCcaccaccccagcacccagcaccgtGACCCCAGCACTCACCGTCCTGGCAGCGGCTGCCGGTGAAGCCCGGAGGACACACGCACGCTCCCGTGGCGGGGTCACAGCTGCCGTTGTTGGCACACTCGGGACACAGCTCCTGGCAGCCGAGGCCCCAGCGGCCTTCGGGGCaggctggagcagaggcagaggggGCACGGGCGGCTCAGCACCTGCACCAAGCAGTGCAGGCAGGGCGAGAGCTgccagctggaggcaggagcCGTGCCGGCTTCCTCCACCCAGCAGCACGGCAGGACCACGGCGTGGTCCGAGCACCCCGAGGGCACGCCAGGAGAGGTGCTGCTAACCGAGGGGCTGCAaagccccggggcagggggctgggaccTACAGCAGAGGGGTAAGGGTGAGACGGCCGGTTTCTTGTGAACGGCGGTGGGTTCCCTGTCTTGTTCGTGCCCAGGCTTTATGCAGCGCCCGCGCTTTTGTTTGGGAGCACATGGCTAGGAGTAGGGACAACACTGTCCCGTTTGTTTTATAAACAGCACGGGAGTCCTCAGTAAGTGCTGCTCTGAACTCACGCCAGGGATCTCATGTCAGTTTTGGATTCGCATCTACTGCTGGGGAGCTACAACTGCTCCTTGCTAGGAAATGGGGTTTCTGGCCAAGAGCCCTCAGAGCCGTTGTCACACTGCTAGCGAGCACGCTGCTCGCGCTTCCAAGAGCCGCCTTCAGCTGCGCAGGAGACTCAAACTGCTAGAACTGATAAAGGCAGGGCAGGACGCCTCGTCTCAGCGCTGCGGGGCCCGGAGCCAGCTCAGACTGCATGGTGAGCGCTGCGCACACGTGCTTTTATTGCTCAGTCGAACTATTACGAGCAGGACATCCATACAGGACTAATAACTTCCAGCTGCTGTAATGCTATATAAGAGCgtaaaagtttttaatttaagattCTCTCGTTTTCCAGCAGTTGAAGGCTAATTTGGTGAAGGCAATTAAAAAATCCACAACTGTAAAGAACGATTCCTTGCCTATGCTAAGGActgcaacaactgaaaatatCTTCGTCTTTTTTATTGCACTTTGTTTGCTTCCTTGCTTGTGCTCCCTTCAGCTCCAACAACAGAGCTAAACTGAGGCTATTGTTCAAGACCTACCatcaaaagctgcattttttctaaatttccaTGGAGATGGTCCTAACCGCATTAGATGTTTTTAAAACGAGTTTTaccagaataaaaataacagccCTACGTAATAATAACAGCCATAATAACAGTAATAGCCCTGTCACCTCCTCACCTTGGGCACAGTCGTGTCCCGTCCAGCCCGCCGAGCACACGCACTCCCCGGTGGCGCGGTCGCAGGGCGCCCCgttgcaggagcagggcagcaggcagccagctccGAACCTGCCTTCCGGACACTCTGCATTGAAAACAGCAGTGGGAGAGCCGTGGGTTACCGAGGTGTGGTTGCGGAGGGACCATTCGCAGGCAGCCAGCGGTCAGAAGCCCTGGGTGCTGCGAGAGAtccgctccccagcccctgaCCGAGGCGCTGCCAACCCGCCTGGCGCGGCAGGGACCCTGGTGAAAAGCAGTAAAGAAGGAGCATCCTCACCCAGGGGAGGAGTAAGCGCTTCTCCTTCTTGCTGCTCCCAGTGCTAGAGtgatgctgctggcaggagaaagctctgtttgctttctgtgcccagTGATACGGTCAGCAGCTAAACGCACGCAGGCTGAGGGTCTCAGGCCCAGAGATGCTGAAAACCtagctgagcccccccccgaaGCATTCCATGCTTGCAGTCCTTTTCGCTTTCTGAAGCCAATGTTTCAAAAGGTTCTGGCAGATACAAATGCACCAGCGTTCATAATTAATGGAGGAAAAAGCACACTAGCTTGTAGATTTCAAGTGACACAGTGGAGTTTTTGTTATTCCTGCTCTGTGCTAATTGATGGCAGATGTTTGTCTTCACCCTTTAATCATTTCCAGATCCGAACAACAGCCAAAAGCCTACTATTTCTatacaaatatttgtgttaTTTCCTGTGACCCCCCCCTACAGGCTCAAGCtcctttcttattctttttaaaaatatccctGGCCGAACGCGCCGAGCCCTGGCGAGCTGCGGCTGCGCGGGCACCGAGCGTCCCGCCACGTGGAGGACCTGGACCGGGGGCTTCCCGGGCTGCCGCAGGGCCACCAGcatctcccctccttcctccggCCATGCTCTGCAGAGGGAAAGCCTGTCTATGGAAGGGGTGACATTAATGGTCGCAAGGGGAGGATTCACCTGCGGCACCATCGCTGTGCCCGCGCTGCGTTGCACACCAGGCTCTGCAGCAACGCCAACGAGCCCAGAAGGAGGAGGATCAGGACCATCCCTGCCTTCACCAGGGCCAGGCAGATTGGGCAGCACGGCTCCTGCTCCCCGTCCCTCCCCATTGCACGTTTGGCTGCCCAGTGCTTCATTTCTGCCACTTCTTTTCTTAAACCAGAAGCTAAGCTACCCCATTCCTTGGTACGAGGACGTTAGGGAGGGAGAGCAGACTGCAGGCATGCGGCTTAGCAAGAGAAACTATTTGCTGTCATTTGCTTTGAAGAAAGAACAGAGAACCAAGATTGATATTACCAGAAgtaaaacttgttttgtttcctcgGAACTGCTCGTGACAATCTGCAGCTTTTGCTCTGACCAACAGAACAGCTATGTTCTATCAGCTATGGTGTTGTGCAAGATAATCACATGCTAGTAACTTAATTAGGCTAATAGTTATAATTTCTGGGTTGGGTGTGGATGGAATGTTCGGGCAAATGTAAGTCAGTGCAGAAACTCCTGGGATGCTCGGATCAAAATTCAGATGCCGAACACCAGCTCCTGGGTGCAGCGAGTCTTCTCTGAGTGCAGCACGTCAGACACTGCACGAGTCCAGCCTTGCACATTTTCGCTTGGATCCCACCAGCTGAAGTGTGATTGAGAAGGAAGGAACCTCACGAGATGGGAGCATGGTTTTCAGTGGCTGCTCAGCTCCGAGGCTGGCACAAGCCATTATTTTCCAGGAACTGTGTTCGTGCTTTGTAATCATCACCTCAACTTTCACACCAATGACTCATTGCCTTTAGGTACACTCAAACACCTTCGCAGGAAGACAGTCGAGCTCTCTGACAGCCCACCTATCTCCCAGGATCTTAAAAATCTGCTCCCTCAGTGCTATACTGCATGCCCAGAGCCATGTAGCTCAGTTATCACACTGCCAACTGGCCTTTACGTGAGGAGCAGAGAGCTGCTCTGGAGGGTTCATACAGAGGCAGAAGCTTAAATCCTAATATGAATGaagaattaaattttctttcacaCTTGCAGATCAAATAGAACTTCAATACGGGATAGCGAACAGAACGGAAAATATGATACCATTCTCCTGGGGATTGATTGCCTGGAAGCAAAAAGACAtcaaagggaggaaaaaagatagCTAGATAACTATCACCTTCATCTGCAAAAGCAGAGATGCCCAAGTGGCAGGATAAAGCGAGACCTTGTTCTTTTCTGAATAAGGATCATTATGCCTGCGAATTCCTGTTTCCCTGCTCTTCAGAGATCACAGGCTTTTCATAAAGACCTGCGAGTGGCAGCTCTTGTGTCATCTGAAGCCATTTCAAATTTCCACTCACTAGATCTGGGCTAGGAGGTCTGAAAGTCGGGGAGGAAATGTGGAAGTCCtttcatgttgtttttgcaAAGGAACAGTTTGTGTGTGGGAGGAACACTGGGTGTACACGGCTCCTCGGGAGCGTGCCGGCTGGGGAACCTCGGAGGGCTCCAGCAAGAAGCAGGAGCTTGGGACACTGGTGGCGTGAGAGATGAAACGCCTCCAGCTGTGCTTCTGGAAGTCACAAAACcttcagagaaggaaggaagaagtaaACAGGAGCTAAGTGCTGGGCCCCTGCGGCAGTGTCCGTGTGTCATGGCACAGCAGCGACCACCCGATGCCAGGTGAGCATCGCTagtccagcagcagcaactctGATCTCTTCCAAGCAGCATCACACAAAAATAAGCTTATGTTTGCCTTGCAGGGCCCCCGCTCTTCACGTGGCCTTACCTTGGTCACAGTTGTCCCCATGGTAGCCCTGGGGACACTCCTTCCTGCACTCTCCGGTGACGTGGTCACAGGGCACTTCTGGGGAGCAGCTGCATTTCTTCCTGCAGCCATCTCCGTAGTAGCCAGGGTCACATTCTGTTAATGAGGagagttgaaaagaaaaggtCTGGTATTagaggctgggagaggcaggagcaCCGTGCAGCACCCTGCCgagccagcagctgggcacagctccagcacctgcttTTACTGCCAGGATCGCTTCCCTCTGATAACAAGTTCTGCTCCTAATCGAAGCAGCAAGAGGCAAGAAGGTCTTAGGAGGACGGAAAGTGAGCCGAGCTTTTCCCCAAGGAAATCAGTTAGGGGAAAAGAGGTTgcgggaggagggagggggatgACAGTGAGCGCTCCTGGACAACTCACCCTTCTCGCACCGCGTGCCGTGGTAGCCGGGCTTGCACCGGCAGGAGCCGTCCCTCTTGTCGCAGTCCTGCGTGTTCTGCTGCAcgcactggcactcctcggagCAGCCGGGGCCGAAAGCCCACTTGGGGCAAgctgggtggggaggaggaggacagcagGTGACACAGAAAGCCAAATATCACAGACAAGGGACAGAACCATTGCCAACACCCAGCACTGACCCTTCCCAGGGAAGGAACCTAAAGGGGCTGTAATCTGAGAATAATATTCATCTCGTAACGAAGGTAAGGACACGCATACCTAGATGGCAGTACCGTCCGTACAAGCCAGGATCGCACAGACAGGCGCCATAAATCCGATGGCAACGACCGCGGTTGGCACAGTTGCACTTTTTCCTGCATTGTTTCCCAAAAAATCCTTTAGGGCACCCTGGTAACGAATAAAGAGAGATTTTCTGGGAGGATGAGGAAATGCGGGCCTGTCATTTTATGTCCATCAGAGCACaggaaaaacacacagcaaaaccAGAGCCGTATGCCATGAACTTAGGCAAAGTGTGCAGCGAGGGTGGAATTGCTTTCTGACCACAATGTGCCCGTGTCCCTGTGCAACAGGGGATGATAAGAGCGATCAGATTCCCTGCATCAGCTCCAAATCGAGCCCGTCCCTGTGGCAGTACAGACTGCCTTACTCGCCTGCCCTTCTGCAGCCACCTGCGGTGTCCctggggcacccatgggtgctgagcccGGCTGGGAACGGCAGCGCTGTGCTGGGCACCTGGCTGCAGGGCTCCGGGGAGCCGGCTCCGCCGTACGTGACCAAGTAAACCATGAGGCTGTTCCTATCGATAGGCAACAGTGGTGTTTGCACTACTAAGGGAATACACGGATTGCTCTTTCTCTTTCGTGCTGAAGATCCTAATATTAGAAGCAGATGGCAGACGCTCCGTgccagcagaaagctgcagccAGCGTCTGGCCAGGCAGCACAAGCCTTCCCCTGCGGCAGCAGCGTCAGGCTGAAGAGCAGCAAGTGCCACCCTGGGACATCACATCACTTCTTCGCTGCCGACGTTAATATTACCTGCCTGTTCTTTCCCTGTACCCCCCAATCACCTCCTTCCTACAGAGAGAAGAGGTCCGGGTACCTCCAGCATTCATTTATAGTCTGCCTCGGTCTCCTCCTTCAATAATAGTTTCCATATGCTCCGAACCGTTTGTCTGCAGCCACTTTGTCTGAATC
This window harbors:
- the MEGF6 gene encoding multiple epidermal growth factor-like domains protein 6 isoform X5, producing MHVIRGYLFSPAANCPLLPLLYIFIVRSLNSHNLLVSQMIQGFSLTDVDECQVHNGGCQHRCVNTLGSYYCECKPGFRLHTDGRTCIAVNTCALNNGGCEHDCVQVTLTQHQCRCRRNYQLREDGKRCALRNPCADRNGGCMHQCHNHRGAARCECHPGYSLAPDGKACEDVNECLAGLAMCAHQCLNTRGSFKCTCSPGYELGADGKQCYRIEMEIVNSCEASNGGCSHACHHTSSGPVCTCNFGYQLEEDQKTCTDINECDSGSHCCHQDCYNYPGGYECACHAGYQLSTDGCGCEDVDECSSHNGGCEHTCQNQLGSFQCSCRIGYKLDEDRRGCISIDDPVEALDAQHPVIRPIPHVAILRDEFTQLFNEDYEEEEEEMEARGEHTLSEKFVCLENTFGPDCSLTCEDCQNGGTCNAEGTGCDCPAGWSGLLCNQTCPAGTFGRSCSQACRCLNGGTCEPSTGACRCPPGVAGPRCEDGCPKGFFGKQCRKKCNCANRGRCHRIYGACLCDPGLYGRYCHLACPKWAFGPGCSEECQCVQQNTQDCDKRDGSCRCKPGYHGTRCEKECDPGYYGDGCRKKCSCSPEVPCDHVTGECRKECPQGYHGDNCDQECPEGRFGAGCLLPCSCNGAPCDRATGECVCSAGWTGHDCAQACPEGRWGLGCQELCPECANNGSCDPATGACVCPPGFTGSRCQDVCPPGWYGPACQLSCSCGNEGHCHPVTGTCSCAPGWTGHDCQRACDGGRWGPGCANACNCSSSDGSCDAVTGRCACDAGYTGVRCEKQCPEGWFGASCRHRCQCEHGAACDHVSGACTCSSGWRGTFCEHPCPDGFYGIECREACECLNGASCDHVTGQCRCPPGWAGPRCGHTCQEDRYGEDCSQPCSCSNNATCDHVSGRCLCAAGWTGPTCQQACPEGFYGTRCRERCLCQNGGTCDPATGHCACPAGWTGLACELACAEGRHGAGCGQRCACQHGGLCDHRGHCLCPAGWTGTACESPCPEGLFGARCEERCDCGDEVPCHHITGACDCPHGWRGRRCEKACLPGSFGKSCAGRCACPPGAPCDHVSGRCACPPGFTGASCEKPCPPGTFGESCGQSCQCAGATQDCHPVTGACVCAPGYHGPACQLECPAGWYGPSCERPCECQNGARCERTAGTCHCPPGYVGADCSIACPTGRYGKDCVHACVCGEGATCHHVTGDCLCPPGRVGPTCEQGCQEQRYGEGCQQTCSCQNGGLCNATDGSCSCGLGWTGKSCELACPPGRYGADCRLHCSCWHNATCDPTTGACRCPPGHYGPLCEHGCPPGFHGAGCQQRCDCEHGAACDPATGRCRCPAGVRGQRCQAGCEEGTYGEGCRQLCDCAGNVTCDPATGRCLCPPGKTGPKCGSECPANKYGPDCALGCACAPRSSQCSARNGQCRCLHGYMGPTCRQAVPAQVPTRPPLPPGELQWTEH